The genomic DNA TAGTGCCAAATTGATCGGCAATGTAACCGAAAGGCTGACTCGGTTAGATGATACAAATAAGCGAGTGGTCGATGTTGCGGACGAACTAAAAGTGCTGAAGAATGTGCTACAGAATCCGAAGCAGCGCGGCGTACTCGGCGAGTTTTACCTCGATCAGATTTTGCAGAACTTGCTGCCACCAAATAGCTACAGCCTGCAATATAAACTGACCGAAGGCATGGTCGTTGACGCTGTGATTCATCTAGATGGCAAGATGTTGCCGATTGATAGCAAGTTTTCGCTAGAAAACTATAATCGACTAATTGATGCCGAAGGGGAACAGCGCGAGGCTTTGGAAAAGACCTTCAAAGAAGATTTAAAACGCCGAATTGATGAAACTAGCAAATACATTCAGACCAAAAAAGGTACGCTCGACCAAGCTTTAATGTTTATCCCTAGCGAGGCGATCTATTACGATCTTTTGGCAAACAAAGTTGGTGCGGCTGGGGTAAATGGTCGTGATTTGATGCAGTACGCAGCAGTAGAGAAAAGAGTCGTCATTGTCGGTCCGAGCACTCTTAGCGCCATGATCCAGGTGATTGTTCAGGGCCTAAGAAGTCTCGAAATCCAGAAAGACACAGAAGTAATTAGAAAAAACATAGAGCAACTTCAAAAACATCTACTAGCTTATGATGCTCATTTCAAAAAGGTCGGTAATTCGCTAGGTGCAACAGTCGGGCACTATAACAATGCCTCAAAAGAATTAGGCAAGATCGACAAAACGATAGTCAAAATTGGTGGTGGTGAGAGTGTTTTGGAGAATGAGATTCTCGATAAGCCACTAGCTGATGAGTAAACTAGGTAGAGGTTCTATCTATAACCTAATCCATGGTATGATTTTAAGCATAAGAGGGAGATTATTTTATGGACAATGTTGCGAATGAACCAGCAAAAACAGAGAACCAAAGCACGCAAATCGTCTACAAAGAAAAGAATAAACTAAGCAACATCTTTACAAGAAGTTTACTCAGTTTACTCTTAGTGTTGTGCGGAATAGCTATAGTCTGGCAAATGCTCCAGAGTCGGACAAAAAATAACGAGATAAAGACGGCTAAGGAACAATTGTCGCAGTTGGAGAAAGATAAAAACCTCGTTCAAAATCAAGTTTCTGATCTCAAAGATAAGGTAAAAAACTTAACCGCTGCGCCTGCTCCAGATACAAAATCTGATGATGAATCAATAAAGGATGCTGCGAGGGCTTATGTTCGAGCTGTAACTGCCACTCAAAATGATGCCAATTTTACTTATACAATTATGAAAAAGGAATCTGATTTCGCAAGAGTTAACGTCGGCGTGCCAGAAGGCGGCGGCTATGCTATGGTGCTGAAAAAGTCCAACAGCCTATGGGTACGTGTCTATGAAGGGCAGGGGAACCCTAGCCAAGCCGACATTAGCAAATTTTCTATTCCGGCTGGTCTGTTTCCAACCAATTAATCTTTGTTGTTTAGTAGATCGATGGTAAGAGCTGCTGTCCAGCTAAAATTTTCGGCCCCGGCGGGCTTACCCGAGTGCGCCGAAAAGTATTCACTTGGGCCATGATTTTTGACAAGGCTTAGAGTGTGTTCAGATAGTTCTCGCGCCTCCTCAGTCATGTCGTAGCGTTTTAGCCCGTCAATGATAAGCCAGTTAGTATTTACCCAGGTTGGACCT from Candidatus Saccharibacteria bacterium includes the following:
- a CDS encoding DNA recombination protein RmuC, producing MNEVSYVFLAIVGLLLTWLIARTYRTKDSSSSQMLQQNILHLTDNVTKLKDQLQSQLDTKLDKNQRSMSEQLAASAKLIGNVTERLTRLDDTNKRVVDVADELKVLKNVLQNPKQRGVLGEFYLDQILQNLLPPNSYSLQYKLTEGMVVDAVIHLDGKMLPIDSKFSLENYNRLIDAEGEQREALEKTFKEDLKRRIDETSKYIQTKKGTLDQALMFIPSEAIYYDLLANKVGAAGVNGRDLMQYAAVEKRVVIVGPSTLSAMIQVIVQGLRSLEIQKDTEVIRKNIEQLQKHLLAYDAHFKKVGNSLGATVGHYNNASKELGKIDKTIVKIGGGESVLENEILDKPLADE